The DNA segment TATCTATGGCTTAACTATTTTAGAAGAAATAAAGAAAGATCCAAAACTAGCTAAAATCCCTGTTATTCTTCAAAGTGGAACCTCCGACCAAATAGAAATTCAAAAAGCCTATAATATGGGAATAGTAAGCTTTATAAGCAAACCATATAAAAAAGACGTAGTTTTAAAAGCCATCGAACAAGCCATTCAAAATAGACAATCTGAAAGTATCAATTAATTACCCCCCTATTGCAACGCAATAGTAAATAATATAAGCTTTACTAAAGCTCCAATTACTATAAGCATAGCGCATGAATGAAACTAATGTTTATAAATCATATGAGAAAATAGCCAGTTGGTTTGATAAGCATCGCTGTCGTGATCTTTTCGA comes from the Rickettsiales bacterium genome and includes:
- a CDS encoding response regulator is translated as IYGLTILEEIKKDPKLAKIPVILQSGTSDQIEIQKAYNMGIVSFISKPYKKDVVLKAIEQAIQNRQSESIN